In Pantoea agglomerans, the genomic stretch ACGCACAGGTGATCGCCCCGAACGGTTCCGAAGTTCTGGTTGCTGCTTCTACTGTAGAAAAAGCTATCTCTGAACAACTGAAGTACACCGGCAACAAAGATGCAGCTGCCGCAGTAGGTAAAGCTATTGCAGAGCGCGCTATCGAAAAAGGCATCAAAGATGTTTCTTTCGACCGTTCCGGTTTCCAATATCATGGTCGTGTCCAGGCACTGGCAGATGCTGCTCGTGAAGCTGGCCTTCAGTTCTAAGGTAGAGGTCTAGGATGTCACACATCGAGAAACAAGCTGGCGAACTGCAGGAAAAACTGATCGCGGTAAACCGTGTTTCTAAAACTGTGAAAGGTGGTCGTATCTTCTCCTTCACCGCACTGACTGTAGTGGGTGATGGT encodes the following:
- the rplR gene encoding 50S ribosomal protein L18, whose amino-acid sequence is MDKKSARIRRATRARRKLKELGATRLVVHRTPRHIYAQVIAPNGSEVLVAASTVEKAISEQLKYTGNKDAAAAVGKAIAERAIEKGIKDVSFDRSGFQYHGRVQALADAAREAGLQF